In Coprobacter tertius, the following proteins share a genomic window:
- the mgtE gene encoding magnesium transporter, producing the protein MEQFTEEYIKDFQQIIKNKDEEKARVLLEPLHPADIAELYHSLDLDEAEFIYLLLDSEKAADVLMELDEDDRKKMLKHLPNETIAKQFIDHLDTDDAVDLIRELDEEAQEEILSHIDDVEQAGDIVDLLKYDEDTAGGLMGTEMVVVNENWSMPECLKEMRQQAEDMDEIYYVYVVDDDERLRGVFPLKKMITNPSVSKIKHVMKKDPVSVKTDTPVEEVAQIFEKYNLVAVPVIDSIGRLVGRITVDDVMDQVREQSERDYQLASGLSQDVESTDTVFTQTSARLPWLLIGMFGGLANSVILGNFESGFVTNPAMALFIPLIGGTGGNVGIQSSAIVVQGLANGSFSIKRSGSQLLKELGVALINACMISALVFIYNMFLLGNTPVTKSVSLSLFAVVIFASIFGTLVPMTLERLKIDPAIATGPFITITNDIIGMLIYMSISAAMT; encoded by the coding sequence ATGGAACAATTTACAGAAGAATACATTAAAGATTTTCAACAGATTATAAAAAATAAAGACGAAGAAAAAGCCCGCGTTTTACTCGAACCTTTACACCCGGCCGATATAGCGGAATTATATCATTCTCTCGATCTCGACGAAGCAGAGTTCATATACCTTTTGCTCGACAGCGAAAAGGCTGCCGACGTACTGATGGAACTCGACGAAGACGATCGTAAAAAAATGCTGAAACATCTTCCTAACGAGACCATTGCAAAACAATTTATCGACCATCTCGATACTGACGACGCAGTAGACCTTATACGTGAACTCGACGAAGAAGCCCAGGAGGAAATCCTTTCGCATATCGACGACGTAGAACAAGCCGGAGATATCGTCGATCTTTTAAAATACGACGAAGATACGGCCGGAGGTCTGATGGGAACCGAAATGGTGGTGGTAAACGAAAACTGGAGTATGCCGGAATGCCTGAAAGAAATGCGACAGCAGGCCGAAGACATGGACGAAATATATTATGTATATGTAGTTGATGACGACGAACGCCTGCGGGGTGTTTTTCCACTAAAAAAGATGATTACCAACCCTTCTGTTTCCAAAATTAAACACGTGATGAAAAAAGATCCGGTTTCGGTCAAAACCGATACTCCGGTAGAAGAGGTTGCGCAAATTTTTGAAAAATACAATTTGGTCGCCGTACCCGTAATAGACAGTATTGGACGCCTGGTAGGCCGCATTACTGTCGATGATGTCATGGACCAGGTACGAGAACAATCGGAAAGAGATTACCAATTGGCATCCGGTCTTTCTCAGGATGTGGAAAGTACCGATACTGTTTTTACCCAAACCTCGGCCCGACTACCTTGGTTACTAATCGGAATGTTCGGGGGATTAGCCAATTCGGTGATTTTGGGAAACTTTGAATCGGGCTTTGTTACCAATCCGGCAATGGCCCTTTTCATACCACTTATCGGAGGTACAGGCGGTAATGTCGGAATACAATCATCGGCAATCGTCGTTCAAGGTTTGGCAAACGGATCATTTTCTATAAAAAGATCGGGAAGCCAACTACTGAAAGAATTGGGTGTAGCACTCATAAACGCCTGTATGATTTCGGCTTTGGTATTTATTTATAACATGTTTTTACTGGGTAATACTCCGGTCACCAAGTCGGTTTCCCTCTCATTATTCGCCGTCGTAATCTTCGCTTCTATTTTCGGAACTCTCGTTCCCATGACCCTCGAAAGATTGAAAATAGATCCCGCTATCGCTACCGGACCTTTTATTACGATTACCAACGACATTATAGGTATGCTCATCTATATGAGCATCAGCGCTGCTATGACTTGA
- a CDS encoding lysylphosphatidylglycerol synthase transmembrane domain-containing protein — MKKIWGILQSGINYYWIFLSMVIGLFSHIFRALRWRIQLRTLGTDPSMRTLTNAIFGTYAMNLIFPRLGEVWRCGYVARREKMSFTQALGSVFSDRLCDTLAVVLLTVGIFFLQMPIFRSFLRKFPTIEEAAWHLITSPWLYVGLIVIIIALVWLFCRKTENKYVLKVKSMVNNLWCGFKTVLEMKQKFLFLFYTVMIWFCYFMQLYVCLFAFQATQDLGVLAALTLFIMGSISMGIPVQGGLGPWHLAIIATLSLYGVEENAAGAFALVAHGVQMILIIILGIYTVFSIALEKKSDVSVPLVGKTIDEIPVSN, encoded by the coding sequence ATGAAAAAGATTTGGGGTATATTACAATCGGGAATTAACTACTACTGGATCTTTCTATCGATGGTTATCGGTTTGTTCAGTCATATATTTAGGGCTTTACGGTGGAGGATACAGTTACGAACACTGGGGACCGATCCTTCGATGAGAACATTGACTAACGCTATTTTCGGCACTTATGCCATGAACCTCATTTTCCCTCGTTTGGGAGAGGTCTGGCGTTGCGGATATGTGGCACGTCGTGAAAAGATGTCGTTTACGCAGGCTTTGGGATCTGTTTTTTCCGACCGGCTTTGCGATACTTTGGCAGTTGTATTGCTTACTGTAGGAATTTTCTTTTTACAAATGCCGATTTTTAGGAGTTTTTTACGTAAATTTCCTACTATCGAAGAGGCTGCCTGGCACCTGATTACTTCTCCTTGGCTATATGTAGGATTGATTGTTATCATTATTGCATTAGTATGGTTGTTTTGTCGTAAGACCGAAAATAAATACGTACTTAAAGTAAAGTCGATGGTAAATAACCTTTGGTGCGGATTTAAAACCGTACTCGAAATGAAACAAAAATTCTTGTTTTTATTTTATACGGTAATGATTTGGTTCTGTTACTTTATGCAATTATATGTTTGCTTGTTTGCCTTTCAGGCGACACAGGACTTGGGTGTTTTAGCTGCGCTTACCCTTTTCATTATGGGAAGTATAAGTATGGGTATTCCGGTACAGGGAGGTTTGGGACCATGGCACTTGGCTATAATTGCAACGCTTTCTTTATATGGAGTAGAAGAAAACGCTGCAGGTGCATTTGCTTTGGTTGCTCACGGAGTACAAATGATCCTGATTATCATTTTGGGTATTTATACTGTTTTTTCTATCGCTCTCGAAAAAAAAAGCGATGTATCGGTTCCTTTGGTCGGGAAAACAATTGATGAAATTCCGGTAAGTAATTAA
- the rsmA gene encoding 16S rRNA (adenine(1518)-N(6)/adenine(1519)-N(6))-dimethyltransferase RsmA, which produces MNTVRPKKSLGQHFLKDLDIARKISGTLSGYKGMPVLEIGPGMGVLTQFLLDEEHDLTVVELDNESVSYLKQNFPQLKDRIIEEDFLKLDLKVLFSGEFCVIGNYPYNISSQIFFKVLDYKDKILCCSGMIQKEVAERMAAPPGSKTYGILSVLLQAWYHIEYLFTVPEHVFNPPPKVKSAVIKMTRNSTTDLGCNETLFRRVVKTSFNQRRKTLRNSLKPLLGNKSDFCNDAVFDLRPEQLSVRNFVDLTNQIEKILLL; this is translated from the coding sequence ATGAACACCGTAAGACCTAAGAAATCGCTGGGACAGCATTTCCTGAAAGACCTCGACATTGCCCGAAAAATATCCGGGACATTGTCGGGTTATAAAGGAATGCCCGTTCTTGAAATCGGCCCCGGAATGGGAGTACTTACCCAATTTCTGCTTGACGAAGAACACGATTTAACGGTCGTAGAACTCGATAACGAATCGGTTTCTTATCTGAAGCAAAACTTTCCACAATTAAAAGATCGCATTATCGAAGAAGATTTTCTAAAACTCGATCTGAAGGTTTTATTTTCTGGCGAATTTTGTGTAATAGGTAATTATCCTTACAATATTTCGAGCCAAATATTCTTTAAAGTACTCGATTACAAAGATAAAATACTTTGTTGCAGCGGGATGATACAAAAAGAAGTAGCGGAAAGGATGGCAGCTCCTCCGGGTAGTAAAACTTACGGAATACTTAGCGTATTGTTACAGGCTTGGTACCATATAGAATATTTATTTACCGTTCCCGAACATGTGTTCAATCCTCCGCCAAAAGTAAAATCGGCAGTTATTAAAATGACCCGTAACTCTACGACCGATCTGGGATGTAACGAAACATTGTTTCGCCGAGTCGTAAAAACTTCTTTCAACCAAAGAAGAAAAACATTGCGAAATTCTTTAAAACCGTTATTAGGAAATAAAAGCGATTTCTGTAACGATGCTGTGTTCGACCTGCGACCAGAACAACTATCGGTAAGAAACTTTGTAGATCTTACCAACCAAATAGAAAAAATATTATTGCTTTAA
- a CDS encoding aminoacyl-histidine dipeptidase, producing the protein MNKEIAMLEPQELWLRFSEICDIPRPSGHLDKITEYIMNYGKSLGLDTSIDEAGNVLIRKPATPGMEGYKTVVLQGHLDMVPQKNQSVTHNFENDPIDVYIDGDWVTARDTTLGADNGIGVASILAILGSNTLKHGPLEALFTYDEETGMYGAIGLKSDLLKADILLNTDSEQEGELYVSCAGGLDINASFQYKDIPYVLCEDEIAVKLHIKGLKGGHSGVDIHLGRANANKLLFRFLKYAVQEYEARLAWVSGGTLRNAIPREATAVVIIPTEWKNDFYEEVAVFESVFKHEYETIEDSIMFMAEDTDTPKTLIPEPIQDDLINAVVACRNGVSRMIPDVPGIVETSSNLAIVESSEELIEIKILVRSSSETMKSELASSLESTFLLAGAKVEESGGYPGWEPNMKSPILNIAKKVHKDVLGTEPEIMIIHAGLECGIIGSKYPNLDMISFGPTIKYPHSPDEKVDIASVDRYWKFLTNLLENIPRR; encoded by the coding sequence ATGAATAAAGAAATCGCCATGCTCGAACCGCAGGAATTGTGGTTGCGTTTTAGTGAAATTTGTGATATACCGCGTCCTTCAGGGCATCTCGATAAGATTACCGAATATATAATGAATTATGGTAAGAGTCTCGGACTTGATACCTCTATCGATGAAGCCGGGAATGTACTGATTCGTAAACCAGCTACCCCTGGGATGGAAGGTTATAAAACGGTTGTACTGCAAGGGCATCTCGATATGGTTCCGCAAAAAAATCAGTCGGTAACGCATAATTTCGAAAACGATCCTATCGATGTCTACATCGATGGTGATTGGGTTACGGCAAGGGATACGACATTGGGGGCTGATAATGGCATAGGAGTTGCTTCTATTTTAGCGATTTTAGGTTCGAATACTTTGAAACACGGCCCTTTGGAAGCATTATTTACTTATGATGAAGAAACGGGTATGTATGGAGCGATCGGTCTAAAATCCGATTTGTTGAAGGCAGATATTTTATTGAATACCGATTCGGAACAAGAGGGAGAGCTTTATGTAAGTTGTGCAGGAGGCTTGGATATAAATGCCTCATTCCAATATAAAGATATACCGTATGTTTTGTGTGAAGACGAAATAGCTGTGAAGTTGCATATTAAGGGACTGAAGGGAGGTCATTCGGGAGTAGATATCCATTTGGGCAGAGCAAATGCGAATAAATTGCTCTTCCGTTTTTTGAAGTATGCAGTTCAGGAATATGAAGCACGCCTTGCATGGGTAAGCGGAGGAACTTTGAGAAATGCTATTCCGCGTGAAGCGACGGCTGTTGTGATTATTCCTACCGAATGGAAAAATGATTTTTATGAGGAAGTAGCAGTTTTTGAATCGGTATTTAAGCATGAATACGAAACGATAGAAGATTCTATTATGTTTATGGCAGAAGATACTGATACTCCGAAAACACTTATTCCCGAACCGATACAAGATGATCTTATTAATGCAGTTGTCGCTTGTCGAAATGGAGTTTCACGTATGATTCCCGATGTTCCCGGTATTGTGGAGACTTCATCTAACCTTGCTATCGTTGAATCGTCGGAGGAACTGATCGAAATAAAAATATTGGTACGGAGTTCCAGCGAAACAATGAAATCGGAATTGGCATCGAGCCTTGAAAGTACTTTCTTGTTGGCGGGTGCGAAGGTAGAGGAAAGCGGAGGGTATCCGGGTTGGGAACCTAATATGAAATCCCCGATATTGAATATTGCGAAAAAGGTACATAAAGATGTTTTAGGTACAGAACCTGAAATAATGATTATACATGCTGGGCTTGAGTGTGGTATTATAGGATCGAAATATCCTAACCTCGATATGATTTCTTTCGGTCCTACCATTAAATATCCTCATTCTCCAGATGAGAAAGTCGATATTGCTTCGGTTGACCGTTATTGGAAATTTCTAACAAATTTACTTGAAAATATTCCCAGGCGTTAA
- the rlmB gene encoding 23S rRNA (guanosine(2251)-2'-O)-methyltransferase RlmB yields the protein MEKNEMIFGIRAVIEAVEAGKDIDKILIKKDLQSDLAQELFTVIKGTGIFIQKVPVERINRITRKNHQGVIAFISAVTYQHVADIVPTLYEEGKIPFIVVLDGITDVRNFGAIARTCECSGVDAIVIPERGSVSVNADAVKTSAGALLHLPVCRERSVYEAVRFLQNSGVRIIAATEKSSCNYTTVDYTGPVAIVMGAEDTGISADVLRICDERVSLPQNGTIGSLNVSVAAGVMMYEVIRQRMAEITE from the coding sequence ATGGAAAAAAACGAAATGATTTTCGGTATTCGTGCCGTAATTGAGGCGGTCGAAGCCGGTAAAGATATTGATAAAATTCTGATAAAGAAGGATCTGCAAAGCGATTTGGCACAAGAGTTATTTACAGTTATAAAAGGCACTGGCATTTTTATCCAGAAAGTACCGGTCGAACGCATTAACCGTATTACTCGTAAGAATCATCAAGGAGTAATTGCGTTTATCTCTGCCGTCACTTATCAGCATGTAGCCGATATTGTACCTACATTATACGAAGAGGGAAAGATCCCTTTTATTGTTGTACTCGATGGTATAACCGATGTGCGGAATTTCGGAGCTATTGCCCGGACATGCGAATGCAGCGGAGTCGATGCCATAGTAATCCCCGAAAGAGGAAGTGTTTCGGTAAATGCCGATGCTGTAAAAACTTCGGCCGGGGCACTTTTGCATTTGCCGGTTTGTCGTGAACGGTCGGTTTATGAAGCTGTTCGTTTTTTACAGAACAGTGGGGTTCGGATTATTGCCGCTACCGAGAAATCGTCATGCAACTATACTACGGTAGATTATACAGGGCCGGTTGCAATTGTAATGGGAGCTGAAGATACCGGAATATCAGCTGACGTGCTTCGCATATGTGATGAAAGAGTAAGTTTGCCACAAAACGGAACAATAGGTTCGTTAAATGTTTCGGTGGCTGCCGGTGTGATGATGTATGAAGTCATTCGCCAAAGAATGGCAGAGATAACCGAATAA